The genomic segment GCCCTGTTCGGTGATCTTGAATTGGCCGGTGAACGCGCCTACGGGTTGCGCCACCATCGCGCGATGTGTAGGACCACCACCGCGGCCGACAGTACCGCCACGACCGTGAAACAGCGTGAGATGAACGTTGCACTCGCGCGCTACCCGATGCAGTTCGCGATGCGCCTTGTAAATCTCCCAAAGACTGGTGAGCATGCCGCCATCTTTATTGCTGTCGGAGTAGCCGAGCATGATCTCCTGTCTGCGATTCCACGAATTGAGCAGTGGAGCGTAGTTGGCATCGGTCCACAGTTCACGGCAGATTTCCGGGCAGGCGCGCAGATCCTGGATCGACTCGAATAGCGGAACCGGCATGAGTCCGGGATCATTCTCTGTGGCGTTGACCTGCACGCCGCAGACGGAAGCCAGGCGAACAACGTTAAAAACATCCTGAACCGAAGTCGCGCCGCTGATCACATAGGTGCGAATCGCCTTCGCCGGATACTCGCGTTTGAGTTGCGCAACCGCACGCATGGTGTCGAGCACGAGTTGAGTATTCTCTGACGTGGCTCCAAGACGTTCGCCGGTGGCCGCATTCAGTTCCTGAATGGCTTCTGTATGCAGCTTTGCATGCTGACGAACATCGAGCGTGTGCAGATGGAATCCGAAGGTGTCTACGGTGATCAGAATTGGGTCGAGCAACTCTTCAGCGATTCGTTCACCGCAGTTCTGCGCAAGGCTTTCGCGCACCAACCGCAGGTCCCCGACGAACTCCTCCGGCTTCTTGTATGCGCCTTCCGCCCTTTCGTTCTTCGCTGCTCGCGTGAGTTTTTCCATTACATAGAGCAGGAAGTGCCGATATGCTTCCGTCTCGGAATAAGTGAGAGCGCGAGCGTGCACATCGGGAAAATCTGCAGCGTACTTCTTCAAAGCATCCCGCAACTGCGTGGAAATCCCGCTTACGCTGGTTGCAGAGCTCAGTAAGACAATCAAATCGCGGATCTTCTGAATGTATTGCTGGAGGATCAGTTCGCGAGCCAACTGCAGCGCCTGTTGCGTGCTGGAGACGGTGACGAACGGATTGCCATCGCGATCGCCGCCGATCCAGGAACCGAAGGCAATCATGCGTGGCAGATCGGCGGCTTTCTGCTTCGAATCGTATTCAGCGCTCAGTGCTCGAGAGATCTCGTCGTATACCTCGGGCACGGTGCGAATCAGACTGCCGCGATAGTAGTCGAGTCCCATTTTGACTTCATCGCGCACGGTGGGCGTGCGCCGGCGCACTTCATCGCTCTGCCACAGAGCGGTGATCTCAGCGGCGATCTGTTCGGCAACTTCCTCCGCGGTCTCGTCGGTCAGCGGCGCATTGTCGAGCGCCTCCAGCAGCTTCGAGAGACGCTCGCGCTTCATCAGCACCGTGCGGCGCGCGATCTCGGTTGGATGTGCCGTGAATACGGGAATGGCGCAAATTGCGCGCAAGGCGGCAAGCGTCTGGTCGAGGCTGATGCCCGCGTTCTTCAAGCGGCGGAAAGTCCCAGCGATGGTTCCGGCTTGCGGCGCGCTGTGATTCACCTGGGCTGCGCGACGACGACGCTTGCGGTGATTGGTCTCC from the Terriglobales bacterium genome contains:
- a CDS encoding phosphoenolpyruvate carboxylase; its protein translation is MPPQLAMIRDSIEPLWQVRDQQQHLRELIATDAELKEAPLRRDVRNLGRILGEVIKEQAGQEVFASVERLRNLSIEQREKGRIANDPSLPAMDLKHAFLVVRAFAIYFELVNLAETNHRKRRRRAAQVNHSAPQAGTIAGTFRRLKNAGISLDQTLAALRAICAIPVFTAHPTEIARRTVLMKRERLSKLLEALDNAPLTDETAEEVAEQIAAEITALWQSDEVRRRTPTVRDEVKMGLDYYRGSLIRTVPEVYDEISRALSAEYDSKQKAADLPRMIAFGSWIGGDRDGNPFVTVSSTQQALQLARELILQQYIQKIRDLIVLLSSATSVSGISTQLRDALKKYAADFPDVHARALTYSETEAYRHFLLYVMEKLTRAAKNERAEGAYKKPEEFVGDLRLVRESLAQNCGERIAEELLDPILITVDTFGFHLHTLDVRQHAKLHTEAIQELNAATGERLGATSENTQLVLDTMRAVAQLKREYPAKAIRTYVISGATSVQDVFNVVRLASVCGVQVNATENDPGLMPVPLFESIQDLRACPEICRELWTDANYAPLLNSWNRRQEIMLGYSDSNKDGGMLTSLWEIYKAHRELHRVARECNVHLTLFHGRGGTVGRGGGPTHRAMVAQPVGAFTGQFKITEQGEVLNWKYAEPILAERSLELMVAASLEALVRPNGPREGDDAQWQPAMEELSRVAFAYYRRHIAENPDIPVYFEQSTPVGELQNVKIGSRPSKRKATRSLEDLRAIPWVFGWMQSRCLLPAWFGVGHALGEFSKTQGGLETLRRMYRQFPLFNDLIGNVEMGLAKADFNIARLYSGLVGDAALRDRVFKTLEGEFHRTTKMVLQITGQSELLEKNPILARSIRLRNPYVDPMSIMQAELLRRKRAGQQSKEFDYVLGATINGIAAGLRNTG